The Mycobacterium seoulense genomic interval GGTCCAGGATCAGGGTCACCTCGTAGAAACCCGCGGTCAGCGACTTCGGTGGGTCGACGTGTATCAGCCCGAGCTGCAGGGTCTCTGGAGCGAGCAGGTACGAGGTGGTCCGGCCGATGTCGCACGCGGTGAGCGCATCAGTAGGCGCCACCCCGTGATTCGGATCGCTGGCGGGGCACTTCGGCGGGCTGGCCGGCTGCGATTTGTTGACCGGGCGGACGGGCAACGGCGCGATCTTCACGATGGGTGCAGCCGGCGCGGCCGATGGTGTCGTGGTGGGCGCCGCGTTGGTGGTTGTCGACGTGGTGGGTGCGGCCGGGTGCCGCGTCGGGTGGCAGCCGCATGTCAGCGCCACGAGCAGGCCGACGCACGCGAGCCAAGCGCCGGCTTTGACATCCATTCGGCGTTGAACCATTCGGTCATTGTTCCAGTCGTTGTCCGGCGGTCGGTTTCGCCCGCGCCGGCGCACACGCGCTTGGTGGCCACTCACGTCCGCCGTCATGCGTCATCGCACCAACGCTCGCATCTCGATGCGGCCTGCATACGCGATTGTCGCGCGGCTGGCGCGTGGGTAGGCTGCGGCGGATGGGAGTCCGCACCGGGTACGCGGAGGGGACGTTCAGCTGGGTTGACCTCGCCACTTCCGACCCGGATGCGGCCACAGTGTTCTATGGGACGCTCTTCGGCTGGACGCCGGACGAGCGGCGTATGTCGGACGGTCGCACGTACACGGTGCTGCGCCGCGAGCAGCAGGAGGTCGCTGGGCTCTATGCGCTCCATACGACCGACCCCGCCGGTGGTGAGCCACGCTGGAACTCGCACGTATCGGTCGCCGACGTCGACGCGGCGGCCGCCCGCGCCCGCGCGTTGGGAGGCACCGTCTTAGCCGGGCCGCTGGATGCCGGAGACCGCGGGAGGTTGGTGGTCGTGCGCGATCCGCACGGGGCCGTCATCCATCTCTGCCAGCCCGGCCGGCACTTCGGCGCGACGTGCGTGAACGAGACCGGGTGTCTGACGTGGAATGAGCTCGCCACCCTGGATGTCGATGCCGCGATCGCCTTCTACTCGCGACTGTTCGGCTGGCACATCGAGTTCCTCGCCGGCATGCCCGTGCCTTACTGGGTGATCCGTGTGGGAGCGCCCGCGGTGCCGGTGCTTTCGGGCGACAACGGCGGACTGCGCGGTCTGACGGCGGCGGACGCCGGCGTGCCGTCGCGCTGGCTG includes:
- a CDS encoding SecDF P1 head subdomain-containing protein encodes the protein MDVKAGAWLACVGLLVALTCGCHPTRHPAAPTTSTTTNAAPTTTPSAAPAAPIVKIAPLPVRPVNKSQPASPPKCPASDPNHGVAPTDALTACDIGRTTSYLLAPETLQLGLIHVDPPKSLTAGFYEVTLILDQPSAAAWASYTAAHLRDHVAFVRDNLVLEAPIIEEPVTSGRIVLTTQTAEVAAQLAQLAARPA
- a CDS encoding VOC family protein — encoded protein: MGVRTGYAEGTFSWVDLATSDPDAATVFYGTLFGWTPDERRMSDGRTYTVLRREQQEVAGLYALHTTDPAGGEPRWNSHVSVADVDAAAARARALGGTVLAGPLDAGDRGRLVVVRDPHGAVIHLCQPGRHFGATCVNETGCLTWNELATLDVDAAIAFYSRLFGWHIEFLAGMPVPYWVIRVGAPAVPVLSGDNGGLRGLTAADAGVPSRWLPYFVVADVAEAGAAAIAGGGAVLAGPTEQPKGRFSLLRDPQGASFLVFESSKLDP